A window of the Polaribacter batillariae genome harbors these coding sequences:
- a CDS encoding HAD family hydrolase: MIKNIIFDFGDIFINLDKMATYKAMAKLGVTEITEEMVGVYHQYEKGLMSTEDFIKFFHNRFNIPKTDLIHAWNAVLLDFPKERLLFLQKLAASKKYRLFLLSNTNDLHIKWVQNSLGTQFYNDFKNAFEQFYLSHEINFRKPDANIYKFVLSENSLKAEETLFVDDLEENTKSANSLGIHTWNLVPNVDDVTELFKKNKRLL, translated from the coding sequence ATGATTAAAAACATCATCTTCGATTTTGGAGATATTTTTATCAATTTAGATAAAATGGCAACTTATAAAGCCATGGCAAAATTAGGCGTTACAGAGATTACTGAAGAAATGGTTGGGGTTTACCATCAATACGAAAAAGGGTTGATGTCCACAGAAGATTTTATCAAATTTTTTCACAATAGGTTTAACATTCCAAAAACCGATTTGATACATGCATGGAATGCAGTTTTACTCGATTTTCCAAAAGAAAGGTTATTATTTTTACAAAAACTAGCGGCTAGTAAAAAATACCGATTGTTTTTGTTAAGCAATACCAACGATTTGCACATAAAATGGGTGCAAAATAGTTTGGGAACGCAATTTTATAATGATTTTAAAAATGCTTTTGAACAATTTTATTTGTCGCACGAAATTAATTTTAGGAAACCAGATGCCAATATTTATAAATTTGTATTAAGTGAAAATTCGTTAAAAGCCGAAGAAACTTTGTTTGTAGATGATTTAGAAGAAAATACAAAATCGGCCAATTCATTAGGCATTCATACGTGGAATTTAGTGCCAAATGTCGATGATGTTACCGAACTTTTCAAGAAAAACAAGCGACTACTATAA
- a CDS encoding EamA/RhaT family transporter gives MGFLLAEKKIPITKIYLEPWFFGALVLGALFITIFFVMAITAQKNGVSVTSIAGKMSVVVPVFFGIILYNESVTFLKILGIIIALVAVYLSSVKEEKSNKKATLLFPILLFFGSGAIDTLLKYVQTNHVANEDISIFSGSLFGIAAFFGFLILGVKAIKKRESFGIKNIIAGIVLGIPNYFSIVFLIKALQNKNFESSVLFTINNVGIVILSTLVGLWLFNEKFSVKNKIGVALAILGIVLVTVS, from the coding sequence ATGGGTTTTTTGTTGGCAGAAAAGAAAATACCCATTACAAAAATTTATTTAGAACCCTGGTTTTTTGGGGCTTTGGTTTTAGGGGCTTTGTTTATCACTATTTTTTTTGTGATGGCCATCACTGCACAAAAAAACGGAGTTTCAGTAACTTCCATTGCAGGAAAAATGTCTGTGGTGGTTCCTGTGTTTTTCGGAATTATTTTATATAACGAATCTGTTACTTTTTTAAAAATACTAGGAATAATTATTGCTTTAGTGGCAGTGTATTTGTCATCTGTAAAAGAAGAAAAATCAAATAAAAAAGCAACTTTATTATTTCCCATTTTATTGTTTTTTGGTTCTGGTGCCATCGATACTTTGTTAAAATATGTGCAAACAAACCATGTAGCAAACGAAGATATTTCTATCTTTTCTGGAAGTTTGTTCGGAATTGCAGCATTCTTTGGGTTTTTAATTCTGGGAGTTAAAGCCATCAAAAAAAGAGAGTCTTTTGGTATTAAAAATATAATTGCAGGTATTGTTTTGGGAATTCCAAATTATTTTTCGATTGTATTTTTAATCAAAGCTTTGCAGAATAAAAATTTTGAAAGTTCTGTGTTGTTTACGATAAACAATGTAGGCATTGTAATTTTATCGACCTTAGTAGGTTTGTGGTTGTTTAACGAGAAATTTAGCGTAAAAAATAAAATTGGAGTTGCACTTGCCATTTTGGGAATTGTTTTGGTAACGGTTTCTTAA